One part of the Suncus etruscus isolate mSunEtr1 chromosome 2, mSunEtr1.pri.cur, whole genome shotgun sequence genome encodes these proteins:
- the NCL gene encoding nucleolin: protein MVKLAKASKGDTKKMAPPPKEVEEDSDEEMSEDEDDESSEEEEEEEEIIIPQKKGKKAVATPAKKMMVSPAKKGAMVTPAKKAVVTPGKKGAAPPSSKKAITPAKAVATPGKKGGGMPGKAQVPVSGKKGAVPPAKGAKNGKNAKKEDSDEDDEDDEDDSEEDEDDEDDDEFAPAMIKAAAAVAHASDDEDDDDEDEDEDEDDEDEEESEEEPMDTAPAKGKKTPAKAAPVKAKNMAEEDDDDEDEDDEEDDDDDDDEDEEDDEEEDEEEEPVKEAPVKRKKEMAKQKAAPEAKKQKVEGNEPTTSFNLFVGNLNFNKSAPELKTGISDLFAKNDLAVVDVRIGVSRKFGYVDFESAEDLEKALELTGLKMFGNEIKLEKPKGKDSKKERDARTLLAKNLPYKVTQDELKEVFDDAMEIRLVSKDGKSRGIAYIEFKTEADAEKTFEEKQGTEIDGRSISLYYTGEKGQNQDYRGGKNSTWSGESKTLVLSNLSYSATEETLQEVFEKATLIKVPQNQNGKSKGYAFIEFASFEDAKEALNSCNKREIEGRAIRLELQGPRGSPNARSQPSKTLFVKGLSEETTEETLKESFDGSLRARIVTDRETGSSKGFGFVDFSSEEDAKAAKEAMEDGEIDGNKVILDWAKPKGDGGFGGRGGGRGGFGGRGGGRGGRGGFGGRGRGGFGGRGGFRGGRGGGDHKPQGKKTKFE from the exons ATGGTGAAGCTCGCGAAG GCCAGTAAAGGGGACACCAAGAAAATGGCTCCTCCCCCCAAGGAGGTGGAAGAAGATAGTGATGAGGAAATGTCCGAAGATGAAGACGATGAGAGcagtgaagaagaggaggaggaggaggag ATTATCATCCCTCAGAAGAAAGGCAAGAAGGCTGTGGCAACTCCAGCAAAGAAGATGATGGTTTCCCCAGCTAAAAAAGGTGCAATGGTCACACCAGCTAAAAAAGCAGTTGTTACCCCTGGGAAAAAAGGGGCAGCTCCTCCATCATCCAAGAAAGCAATTACACCAGCCAAGGCTGTAGCGACACCTGGCAAGAAAGGTGGTGGCATGCCAGGTAAAGCACAAGTACCAGTATCTGGTAAGAAGGGGGCAGTCCCCCCTGCCAAGGGCGCAAAAAATGGCAAGAATGCCAAGAAGGAAGACAGCGATGAGGACGATGAGGATGATGAGGATGACAGTGAAGAAGATGAGGACGATGAGGACGATGATGAATTTGCGCCAGCAATGATAAAAGCAGCAGCTGCTGTTGCCCATGCTTCAGATGACGAAGATGACGATGATGAGGATGAAGATGAAGACGAGGATGATGAGGATGAAGAGG AATCTGAAGAAGAACCTATGGATACTGCCCCAGcgaaaggaaagaaaactccCGCAAAAGCTGCTCCTGTGAAGGCTAAGAATATGGCTGAGGAGGATGACGATGATGAGGATGAAGATGATGAAGAGGACGATGACGACGACGATGATGAGGATGAGGAGGATGATGAGGAAGAGGACGAGGAGGAAG AGCCTGTCAAAGAAGCACctgtaaaaagaaagaaggaaatggcCAAACAGAAAGCTGCTCCAGAAGCCAAGAAACAGAAAGTGGAAG GCAATGAACCAACTACATCTTTCAATCTCTTTGTTGGGAACCTGAACTTCAACAAATCTGCCCCCGAGTTAAAAACGGGTATCAGCGATCTTTTTGCTAAAAATGACCTTGCTGTTGTAGATGTCAGAATTGGTGTGTCTAG GAAGTTCGGTTATGTGGATTTTGAATCTGCTGAAGACTTGGAAAAAGCCTTGGAACTTACTGGTTTAAAAATGTTTGGCaatgaaattaaattagaaaaaccAAAAGGGAAAGACAGTAAGAAAG AAAGAGATGCAAGAACACTTCTGGCTAAAAACCTGCCTTACAAAGTTACTCAGGATGAATTAAAGGAAGTATTTGATGATGCAATGGAGATCAGATTAGTCAGCAAGGATGGGAAGAGTAGAGG GATTGCTTACATTGAATTTAAAACAGAAGctgatgcagagaaaacatttgaggAGAAGCAGGGAACAGAGATAGATGGACGATCCATTTCCTTGTACTACACTGGAGAGAAAGGTCAAAATCAGGACTACAGAGGTGGAAAGAATAGCACCTGGAGTG gtgaATCAAAAACTCTGGTTTTAAGCAATCTTTCCTATAGTGCAACAGAAGAAACTCTTCAGGAAGTATTTGAGAAAGCAACTTTAATCAaagtgccccaaaaccaaaatggcaAATCTAAAGG GTATGCATTTATAGAATTTGCCTCATTTGAAGATGCTAAGGAAGCTTTAAATTCATGTAATAAAAGGGAAATTGAGGGCAGAGCAATTAGGCTGGAGTTGCAAGGACCCAGGGGATCGCCTAATGCAAGAAGCC AACCATCCAAAACATTGTTtgtcaaaggtttgtctgagGAAACCACGGAAGAGACGTTAAAAGAGTCCTTTGATGGCTCTCTCCGTGCAAGGATAGTCACTGACCGTGAGACCGGGTCCTCCAAAGG gtttGGTTTTGTAGATTTCAGCAGTGAAGAAGATGCCAAAGCTGCCAAGGAGGCCATGGAAGATGGAGAAATTGATGGAAACAAAGTTATTTTGGACTGGGCCAAGCCTAAGGGTGATGGTGGTTTCGGTGGTCGTGGTGGAGGCCGTGGTGGCTTTGGCGGCAGAGGTGGTGGCAGAGGAGGTCGAGGCGGCTTTGGTGGCCGAGGTCGGGGAGGCTTTGGAG GACGAGGTGGCTTCCGAGGAGGCAGAGGAGGTGGAGATCACAAGCCACAAGGGAAGAAGACGAAATTTGAATAG